In Toxoplasma gondii ME49 chromosome VIII, whole genome shotgun sequence, a single genomic region encodes these proteins:
- the SRS30C gene encoding SAG-related sequence SRS30C (encoded by transcript TGME49_273120~Gene product name based on ToxoDB Community Expert Annotation.~Predicted trans-membrane domain (TMHMM2.0):24-47), with protein sequence MGNSSCVRCPGSVTPCRGSQFFRGLGLRMGLTVLALFVSTFVRSGYVSFAVYAKAQGGETPPSDPTCVVEGAVTKCTCRNQTVQNPDVTAIVSEQQNGLQISCNATHLKCAPDNLQDNTVCPVTITSLYECKQTAVKTVTSVDINSLLNGSPSLQWQNGDSVPDFTSKKLTIPPENFPFVDEKFIVGCIEEGKKDSMKVAVTLQARASATKEQTVTCAFGVNSNKVHQTVTLSPEKNSFTLVCGTAGQVLPTKFDENYCVTADKTDAADSCTEAYGGILPNYEKTWWMKSSNANEYTFKIPDDQFPPEEQKITVGCQKKKISDPNNQTSRSNEKDSSVCTVDVTIAPSAASSASVSAMAILLLSSVGIVSSIVL encoded by the coding sequence ATGGGAAATTCTTCTTGTGTGCGCTGTCCAGGATCGGTGACCCCCTGCAGGGGGTCGCAATTTTTCCGGGGGCTTGGACTGCGGATGGGACTAACCGTTTTGGCGTTGTTTGTGAGCACTTTTGTGCGCTCTGGCTATGTCTCTTTTGCAGTATATGCGAAGGCGCAGGGTGGAGAAACACCCCCCTCTGATCCAACGTGTGTGGTTGAAGGAGCTGTGACGAAGTGCACTTGCAGAAACCAGACTGTACAGAACCCAGACGTTACGGCGATCGTCTCGGAGCAACAAAATGGTCTGCAGATTAGCTGCAACGCTACACACTTAAAATGCGCCCCTGACAATCTACAGGACAACACAGTCTGTCCTGTGACCATAACGTCACTCTACGAATGCAAACAAACTGCGGTCAAAACCGTTACATCTGTAGATATCAACTCCCTTCTTAATGGTTCCCCATCTCTACAGTGGCAGAATGGCGACAGTGTCCCGGACTTTACCTCTAAGAAACTGACCATTCCGCCTGAAAATTTCCCCTTCGTGGACGAAAAATTCATTGTGGGTTGCAtagaagaaggcaaaaagGATAGCATGAAGGTGGCGGTGACTCTTCAGGCGAGAGCCAGTGCGACGAAGGAGCAAACCGTTACATGTGCCTTCGGAGTAAATAGCAACAAAGTACACCAAACCgtcactctctctcctgaGAAGAACAGCTTCACTCTCGTATGCGGTACCGCAGGACAAGTTCTGCCCACTAAATTTGATGAAAACTATTGTGTCACGGCAGATAAAACGGATGCGGCAGACTCTTGCACGGAGGCGTACGGGGGCATTTTACCGAATTACGAGAAGACGTGGTGGATGAAAAGCTCCAACGCCAACGAGTACACGTTCAAGATTCCAGATGACCAGTTCCCAccagaggagcagaagatTACAGTTGGCTGCCAAAAGAAAAAAATCAGCGACCCCAACAACCAGACCTCGAGGAGCAACGAGAAGGACTCGAGTGTGTGCACAGTTGATGT
- the SRS30D gene encoding SAG-related sequence SRS30D (encoded by transcript TGME49_273110~Gene product name based on ToxoDB Community Expert Annotation.~Predicted trans-membrane domain (TMHMM2.0):71-94), producing the protein MSHHNTQNVRAQALQHIRLSSAVQVYPVFSPYKVWECVACNMAVSSPVYCPGSGATCNLHPTSRRLGVQKGLRVLVSVVLAFALFDFLHFPVGVRATSGPEAASGPSCVVGETATKCTCKSQESAENEALTATLSEEKNVLEIGCQQTEQQCAPDGLGTNLVCPATTTALKDCKKPEEKNANTPFDVNSLLIGSPKISWQSCEDSEYTTKRLTIPRENFPFVDRKFVVGCLKTDTTTMKVAVTLQARASSTQKQTVKCAYGTQSNAKHQTITLSPGKNSFTLVCGSEGEVLPTKYNEAYCVSENGNEAAAHCTGAYTDIFPNYKQTWWSTANINEFTFQVPDGEFPSEEQKITVGCQKKTQAAPPAQSQGKRTTPEEANSTVCTVDVTISPSTASSAAFGGVSAFLLSLVGIVSAIVL; encoded by the coding sequence ATGTCCCATCACAACACACAAAACGTTCGGGCGCAGGCATTGCAGCATATTCGTCTGTCTTCGGCCGTGCAGGTCTACCCTGTCTTTTCACCGTACAAGGTGTGGGAGTGTGTAGCGTGTAATATGgcggtttcttctcctgtgtACTGCCCGGGTTCCGGAGCCACCTGCAACCTCCACCCGACTTCCCGGAGACTGGGAGTGCAGAAAGGACTACGTGTGCTCGTTAGTGTTGTGCTAGCATTTGCCTTGTTTGACTTTTTGCATTTTCCCGTCGGTGTCAGAGCCACAAGCGGGCCAGAGGCTGCATCTGGCCCAAGCTGTGTGGTTGGTGAGACTGCGACCAAGTGCACTTGCAAGAGCCAAGAATCAGCTGAAAATGAGGCACTCACAGCAACcctctctgaagaaaaaaatgTTCTCGAAATTGGCTGTCAACAGACTGAACAGCAGTGTGCTCCTGACGGCCTGGGTACAAATCTAGTGTGTCCAGCAACCACTACAGCACTGAAGGACTGCAAAAAACcggaggaaaaaaacgctAATACGCCTTTCGATGTCAATTCGCTTCTCATCGGTTCCCCCAAAATATCCTGGCAGTCTTGCGAAGACAGCGAGTACACCACTAAGCGGTTGACCATCCCCCGAGAGAACTTCCCCTTTGTGGACCGCAAATTCGTTGTCGGTTGCTTAAAGACTGACACTACGACAATGAAGGTGGCAGTGACACTTCAAGCGAGAGCAAGTTCAACTCAAAAACAAACTGTCAAATGTGCCTACGGAACGCAAAGCAATGCAAAACACCAAACCATCACGCTGAGTCCTGGGAAAAACAGCTTCACTCTGGTCTGtggcagcgaaggagaagttCTGCCGACTAAATACAATGAGGCCTACTGTGTCAGTGAAAACGGGAACGAAGCTGCTGCCCATTGCACGGGCGCGTACACAGACATTTTCCCGAATTACAAACAGACGTGGTGGTCAACCGCAAACATCAATGAGTTCACGTTCCAGGTTCCGGATGGGGAGTTCCCATCAGAGGAGCAGAAAATTACAGTTGGCtgccagaagaagacacaagcGGCCCCTCCTGCTCAGAGTCAGGGGAAAAGGACCACCCCTGAAGAAGCGAATTCGACAGTGTGCACTGTTGATGTGACGATTTCCCCATCCACTGCTTCATCTGCTGCGTTTGGTGGCGTGAGTGCTTTCTTACTCTCGTTGGTGGGGATTGTCTCCGCAATCGTTTTGTAG